The Candidatus Aminicenantes bacterium genome includes a window with the following:
- a CDS encoding polyprenol monophosphomannose synthase, whose protein sequence is MSETPAPRRPLVAAMIPTYNEAENIADLARAIRDLPLPDYDVHVVVADDNSPDGTGRIVEQMGKSDPHVHALIRTKRRGRGSGGIDGFKAALALGADFVIEMDGDFSHQPKYIPDLLGALKTHDMALGSRYVEGGRDANRGPLRRLITLCVRTFIRRLYKVKIRDVSSGYRAYRREVLEAMDLNDLISVGQSIVMEILRKVDLLGFSVVEVPIDFIDRTRGQTKLDFLALLETLLMAVKFKRRYTAKTVQSVR, encoded by the coding sequence ATGAGCGAGACACCCGCGCCCCGGCGGCCGCTTGTTGCGGCCATGATCCCGACCTACAACGAGGCCGAGAACATTGCCGATCTCGCGCGCGCCATCCGGGATCTGCCGCTTCCCGATTATGATGTCCATGTCGTGGTGGCCGACGACAATTCACCCGACGGAACGGGCCGCATCGTCGAACAGATGGGCAAGAGCGATCCGCATGTCCACGCTTTGATCCGGACGAAACGGCGCGGCCGCGGCTCCGGCGGCATCGACGGCTTCAAGGCCGCACTGGCCCTGGGCGCCGACTTCGTGATCGAGATGGACGGCGACTTTTCCCACCAGCCGAAATATATCCCGGACCTTTTGGGCGCCCTCAAAACCCATGATATGGCCCTGGGATCCCGCTACGTCGAAGGAGGCCGGGACGCCAACCGCGGCCCGCTCCGGCGCCTGATCACGCTGTGCGTCCGGACTTTCATCCGCCGCCTCTACAAGGTCAAGATCCGCGACGTTTCGTCCGGTTACCGCGCCTACCGACGCGAAGTCCTCGAAGCCATGGACCTCAACGACCTCATCTCGGTCGGCCAGTCCATCGTCATGGAGATCCTGCGCAAGGTCGATCTGCTGGGCTTCTCGGTCGTCGAGGTTCCGATTGACTTCATCGACCGAACCCGCGGTCAGACCAAGCTCGACTTTTTGGCCCTGCTTGAAACCCTGCTCATGGCCGTCAAATTCAAAAGACGCTATACCGCGAAGACCGTCCAATCCGTCCGATGA
- the rsmA gene encoding 16S rRNA (adenine(1518)-N(6)/adenine(1519)-N(6))-dimethyltransferase RsmA has protein sequence MKKSRRHALGQHFLASRGILDRIAAAAAPIPGETILEIGSGKGALTLSLLASGARIVAVEKDPVLAQGLKADAHEGLTVIEGDILDVDWAELMKAQGAGDGPYLVTGNLPYSISSPILFRLLDQRLFFRKAVFLVQKEVAERFIAGPGGKDYAPLGILLQIYFAVKILFKVAPGSFVPPPRVDSAVVSLERREAPLVEVGDFDRFRRFVNACFAQRRKTLSNNLAAAGYPHDGVFAALDSLGLDHRVRAEQIPVASLLEISRLLASPYTGRPNPLQ, from the coding sequence ATGAAAAAATCGCGGCGGCACGCCCTCGGCCAGCACTTTCTGGCCAGCCGGGGCATCCTGGACCGCATCGCCGCGGCTGCCGCCCCGATCCCCGGCGAGACGATCCTCGAGATCGGCTCCGGCAAAGGGGCGCTGACGCTGTCCCTTCTGGCCTCCGGGGCCCGCATCGTCGCCGTAGAGAAAGACCCGGTTCTGGCACAGGGGTTGAAAGCCGACGCCCACGAGGGTTTGACGGTCATCGAGGGCGACATCCTCGACGTCGATTGGGCGGAGCTGATGAAGGCCCAAGGCGCGGGTGACGGACCCTATCTCGTCACCGGGAACCTCCCTTATTCGATCTCGTCGCCGATCCTTTTCCGGCTGCTCGATCAACGGTTGTTCTTCCGAAAAGCCGTCTTCCTGGTCCAGAAAGAGGTCGCCGAGCGCTTCATCGCCGGGCCAGGCGGCAAGGACTACGCGCCGCTCGGAATCCTGCTCCAGATCTATTTCGCGGTGAAGATCCTGTTCAAGGTCGCGCCCGGGTCGTTCGTCCCGCCACCCAGGGTCGATTCGGCCGTCGTCTCGCTGGAGCGGCGCGAGGCGCCGCTGGTCGAGGTGGGGGACTTCGACCGCTTCCGCCGCTTCGTCAACGCCTGCTTCGCCCAGCGCCGCAAGACGCTGTCCAACAACCTGGCCGCGGCCGGGTATCCACACGACGGCGTTTTCGCCGCCCTCGATTCTCTCGGCCTCGACCACCGCGTCCGGGCCGAGCAGATCCCGGTGGCTTCGCTGCTGGAGATATCCCGGCTCCTCGCCTCCCCTTACACGGGGCGGCCGAATCCGCTACAATAG
- a CDS encoding radical SAM protein encodes MTRLEYYKRLGKIARAYKGRRTRLDYMPIRLWIEPTSVCNLRCVMCPNKNLTKDQKGFMDFELFKKIIDEAKDFVSDVHLLHRGESLLHPDFFKMVRYAHDAGIVTRFHTNGTLLDEDKARKLIEAGLDQFAFSFDGMDKETYESIRVNADFDKTVANIVRFLEIKKEMGAKKPVTLIELIRFPEVFKKYDQAAQKAFLARFKGLPLDHLHIKELHNWAGDVGQAPPKTSYSPCTFLWHALIIFWDGSVLPCTQDFFGYYTLGNVKDASIREIWNNNMMVRLREKVLSRDVSDLETCSKCDRLWRRQFLGIPREYLGRALRKNMS; translated from the coding sequence ATGACCCGACTGGAATACTACAAGCGGCTGGGCAAGATCGCCCGCGCCTACAAGGGCCGCCGGACGCGCCTCGACTATATGCCCATCCGTCTGTGGATCGAGCCGACCAGCGTTTGCAACCTGCGCTGCGTCATGTGCCCCAACAAGAACCTGACCAAGGACCAGAAGGGGTTCATGGACTTCGAGCTGTTCAAGAAGATCATCGATGAGGCCAAGGATTTCGTCTCCGACGTCCATTTGCTCCACCGGGGCGAGTCGCTCCTGCACCCCGACTTCTTCAAGATGGTCCGCTACGCCCACGACGCCGGCATCGTCACCCGCTTCCACACCAACGGCACCCTGCTCGACGAGGACAAAGCCCGCAAGCTGATCGAGGCCGGGCTGGACCAGTTTGCCTTCTCCTTCGACGGGATGGACAAGGAAACCTACGAGTCCATCCGGGTCAACGCCGATTTCGACAAGACCGTGGCCAACATCGTCCGCTTTCTGGAGATCAAGAAGGAGATGGGGGCCAAGAAGCCCGTCACCCTGATCGAGCTCATTCGCTTTCCCGAGGTCTTCAAGAAGTACGACCAAGCGGCCCAAAAGGCTTTCCTGGCCCGCTTCAAGGGCCTGCCGCTGGACCACCTCCATATCAAAGAATTGCACAACTGGGCCGGCGACGTCGGCCAGGCTCCGCCCAAAACCTCTTACTCGCCCTGCACCTTCCTCTGGCACGCCCTGATCATCTTCTGGGACGGGTCGGTCCTGCCCTGCACCCAGGACTTCTTCGGCTATTACACCCTGGGCAACGTCAAGGACGCGTCCATCCGCGAGATCTGGAACAACAACATGATGGTCCGCCTGCGGGAGAAGGTGCTGTCCCGGGACGTCTCCGACCTGGAGACCTGCTCCAAGTGCGACCGGCTATGGCGCCGCCAGTTCCTGGGCATTCCGCGCGAGTATCTCGGCCGAGCCCTGCGCAAAAACATGAGCTAG
- a CDS encoding glycosyl hydrolase, which produces MPHPAPIFLRRILPAALAAVLFFPSCRPDPTWSGMKQDFADPPARWKPRPLWFWNAPPSRSGTEALMGQSRTAGYGGFGILPTPKMKLAFMGPEYLDRYEEAVEKAASLGMTMCLYDEFWFPSGSAGGLLAAKFPGSLSKRLDRTALPVTGPRRFSAAVPKGELMAAVAMNETTLERLDLASRIKDGRLSWDAPAGRWTVMFFACVPDGARGLVDYLDPAAVRDFISLTYEKYFERLGRHFGTTIDSAFYDEPTFHWVEGGRAWTPKFNERFRAARGGDPTLLYPALWLDIGPDTTAARNALFGFRAELFASGFVKTLADWCRAHGIALTGHVDQEEIVNPVGLCGDLIKCFRDQPIPGVDEIFTYGRASKAYKVVSSAAANYDRRKVMTETYGAMKDMPVATLYREAMDQFAKGINVMVPHAVWTNSADITFPPELSPRTPPYAAELPAYNKYMGRLQRILQQGVPAVDIAVLYPIAGLQAGYHFGTGKPYEGGVIPPEADYMEVGERLSLRLRRDFTYLHPEVLAAQCRVEDGVLRLVHPDWSQAFTTVIVPGGVAIRADNLRAIKAFFDRGGRVIFTTRLPDRSAEPGKDDEVKALLEAMLGGGTKSGGSSPGRAFFVPVPSAAALLAALDEGAAAPDVAWQAPAEAKGGNLSYLHKVIEGRDVYFFANSSDEKAETTVRLRGRFATMEIWDPHTGRVERLKSRRAVDRGRDVTEFSLALPPVHSVFIVARPR; this is translated from the coding sequence ATGCCGCACCCAGCCCCTATCTTCCTTCGCCGTATCCTCCCGGCCGCGCTGGCCGCCGTCCTCTTTTTCCCTTCGTGTCGTCCGGATCCGACCTGGTCCGGGATGAAGCAGGACTTCGCCGATCCCCCGGCCCGTTGGAAGCCGCGGCCACTGTGGTTCTGGAACGCCCCGCCGAGCCGATCCGGTACGGAGGCGCTGATGGGCCAGTCCCGGACCGCGGGCTATGGCGGCTTCGGCATCCTTCCGACGCCCAAGATGAAGCTCGCCTTCATGGGGCCGGAATACCTTGATCGCTATGAGGAGGCCGTGGAAAAGGCCGCCTCGTTGGGCATGACTATGTGCCTGTACGACGAGTTCTGGTTTCCCAGCGGTAGTGCCGGCGGCCTGTTGGCGGCGAAATTCCCCGGCTCGCTGTCCAAACGGCTGGACAGGACGGCCCTGCCGGTCACCGGGCCGCGCCGGTTCTCGGCCGCCGTCCCCAAGGGCGAGCTGATGGCCGCCGTGGCCATGAACGAGACGACCCTGGAGCGCCTTGATCTGGCCTCGCGGATCAAGGACGGCCGTTTGTCCTGGGACGCTCCCGCGGGCCGTTGGACGGTGATGTTCTTCGCCTGCGTCCCCGACGGGGCCCGCGGCCTGGTCGATTACCTGGACCCCGCGGCGGTCCGCGACTTTATCTCGCTGACCTACGAAAAGTACTTCGAGCGCCTGGGCCGACATTTCGGGACGACCATCGACAGCGCCTTCTACGACGAGCCGACCTTCCATTGGGTCGAAGGAGGACGGGCTTGGACGCCGAAGTTCAACGAGCGCTTCCGGGCCGCCCGCGGCGGCGACCCGACTCTGCTCTATCCGGCTCTGTGGCTCGATATCGGCCCCGACACTACCGCGGCGCGCAACGCCCTGTTCGGGTTCCGGGCCGAGCTCTTCGCTTCGGGGTTCGTCAAGACCCTGGCCGACTGGTGTCGGGCGCACGGCATCGCCCTGACCGGTCACGTCGACCAGGAGGAGATCGTCAACCCGGTCGGGCTGTGCGGCGATCTGATCAAGTGCTTCCGCGACCAGCCCATCCCCGGGGTGGACGAAATCTTCACCTACGGCCGCGCCTCCAAAGCCTACAAGGTCGTGAGCTCTGCGGCCGCAAACTACGATCGCCGCAAAGTTATGACCGAGACCTACGGAGCCATGAAAGACATGCCGGTCGCGACGCTCTACCGGGAGGCCATGGACCAGTTCGCCAAGGGGATCAACGTCATGGTTCCGCATGCCGTTTGGACGAACTCGGCCGACATCACCTTCCCGCCCGAGCTTTCACCCCGCACGCCGCCCTACGCGGCCGAGCTCCCGGCCTATAATAAATATATGGGCCGCCTGCAAAGGATTCTCCAGCAGGGCGTCCCTGCGGTCGACATCGCCGTCCTGTATCCCATCGCCGGGCTGCAGGCCGGGTACCATTTCGGGACTGGCAAGCCCTACGAAGGCGGAGTCATTCCGCCCGAGGCGGATTACATGGAGGTCGGCGAGCGGCTCTCGCTCCGCCTGCGGCGGGATTTCACCTATCTCCATCCCGAGGTCCTGGCCGCCCAATGCCGGGTTGAGGACGGCGTCTTACGGCTCGTCCATCCGGACTGGTCGCAGGCCTTCACGACCGTCATCGTTCCGGGGGGCGTCGCGATTCGGGCCGACAACCTACGGGCAATCAAGGCCTTCTTTGACCGGGGCGGCCGGGTCATCTTCACTACGAGGCTCCCGGACCGATCGGCCGAGCCCGGCAAGGATGATGAGGTCAAAGCCCTGCTCGAAGCCATGCTCGGCGGCGGGACGAAAAGCGGCGGTTCGAGTCCCGGCCGGGCGTTTTTTGTCCCCGTTCCTTCGGCAGCGGCGCTTCTGGCGGCGCTTGACGAGGGCGCCGCCGCTCCCGACGTCGCTTGGCAGGCGCCGGCGGAAGCGAAGGGCGGGAATTTATCTTATCTTCATAAAGTGATCGAAGGACGGGACGTCTATTTCTTTGCCAACTCGAGCGACGAGAAAGCCGAGACCACGGTCCGTCTGCGGGGCCGCTTCGCGACGATGGAGATATGGGACCCGCATACGGGCCGCGTCGAACGACTGAAGTCGCGCCGGGCTGTCGACCGCGGCCGCGACGTGACGGAATTTTCGCTGGCTCTGCCCCCCGTTCACTCTGTCTTCATCGTGGCCCGGCCCCGATAA
- a CDS encoding PKD domain-containing protein, with protein MLRSPALAAGLLFVLAAAAFGQVNISNSPGWQSWYPRVAIDPEGNVNVAWIEVYGSGNGDLFFSRLVKSTGLWSAPVNLSESGRVWSGTLMACSVDIDDSGNVYVIWSAQNAVMLRVRTSGGWGSVSQIGSGSGLDGSRIAVTGGGDLFCVWWSDDGTIITRARINGSWEGAQSVSESGRRAKFPDIAVGTSQALVCWVEKSGEIYQAAYRLRSSGYGSGWNSSVRLAPGSISQQHPVAEYANGTTPHVVFTPVTDPNRIVQHCAWTGSGFGSPQNISDETMLHYPSLAEKSGSLYAVWQVGSYGAGQAVYQNVYSGGKWGGQSAISGSNGCTFVDVAVDSAGKANIVWDAGGEIIYSLGASGGGGTPTNVAPIADFAFSPSTGIAPLTVTFDGSASRDPDGTIARYDWIFGDGDTGSGRTVNHTFETRGNYSVKLTVVDNLGKPGSKIQTLAVLGLYAPLNVDWTVHLDKSMFQTRSVTEVTWAANPANDAVAAITKYRVYRKRTDDDDSIYLKVADVDGTVFAYRDTKMAAGATYVYAVSALDASGHESPLSSDTNNTAEETDAKDKATGVKRLDRR; from the coding sequence ATGCTGAGGAGCCCGGCGCTGGCCGCCGGACTCCTTTTTGTTTTGGCGGCCGCCGCCTTCGGCCAAGTCAACATCTCCAACTCCCCCGGCTGGCAGTCCTGGTATCCCCGCGTCGCCATCGATCCCGAGGGCAACGTCAACGTCGCCTGGATCGAAGTCTACGGCTCCGGCAACGGAGATCTTTTCTTCAGCCGCCTGGTCAAGAGCACCGGCCTTTGGAGCGCCCCCGTCAACTTAAGCGAGTCGGGCCGGGTCTGGAGCGGCACCCTGATGGCCTGCTCCGTCGATATCGACGATTCCGGCAACGTCTATGTCATCTGGTCGGCCCAGAACGCGGTCATGCTTCGAGTCCGAACTTCAGGCGGTTGGGGCAGCGTCAGCCAGATCGGTTCGGGAAGCGGCCTGGACGGATCGCGGATCGCGGTCACGGGCGGTGGGGATCTTTTCTGCGTCTGGTGGTCCGACGACGGGACGATCATCACTCGGGCTAGGATCAATGGCAGCTGGGAAGGCGCCCAGTCGGTCAGCGAAAGCGGCCGACGGGCGAAGTTCCCCGATATCGCCGTCGGCACGAGCCAGGCTCTTGTCTGCTGGGTGGAAAAGAGCGGCGAGATCTACCAAGCCGCCTATCGACTTCGCAGCTCGGGCTACGGATCGGGCTGGAACTCCAGCGTCCGTCTGGCGCCCGGCTCGATTTCCCAACAGCATCCCGTGGCCGAATACGCCAACGGTACGACGCCGCATGTGGTCTTCACTCCCGTCACCGACCCTAACCGGATTGTCCAGCATTGCGCCTGGACCGGCTCCGGATTCGGCTCGCCCCAGAACATCTCCGACGAGACCATGCTCCACTATCCTTCTCTGGCCGAGAAGTCCGGCTCCCTCTACGCCGTTTGGCAGGTCGGCTCCTATGGCGCCGGCCAGGCCGTCTACCAGAATGTTTACTCTGGCGGCAAGTGGGGCGGCCAGAGCGCCATTTCCGGTTCCAACGGCTGCACTTTTGTCGATGTTGCCGTGGATTCCGCCGGCAAGGCCAACATCGTCTGGGACGCCGGCGGGGAGATCATTTATTCCTTGGGCGCCTCGGGTGGCGGCGGCACGCCCACGAATGTGGCCCCGATCGCCGATTTCGCTTTCTCCCCCTCGACCGGGATCGCCCCCCTGACGGTGACCTTCGACGGCTCCGCCTCGCGGGACCCCGACGGCACCATCGCCCGCTATGACTGGATCTTTGGCGACGGCGACACGGGCAGCGGCCGCACCGTCAACCACACCTTCGAAACGCGCGGCAATTATTCCGTCAAGCTGACCGTCGTCGACAACCTCGGCAAGCCCGGCTCCAAGATCCAGACGCTCGCCGTGCTCGGGCTGTATGCCCCGCTGAACGTGGATTGGACGGTCCACCTCGACAAGAGCATGTTCCAGACTCGGAGCGTCACCGAAGTGACTTGGGCGGCCAATCCGGCCAACGACGCCGTGGCCGCCATCACCAAGTACCGGGTTTATCGCAAACGGACCGACGACGACGACTCGATCTACTTGAAGGTGGCCGACGTCGATGGGACGGTTTTCGCCTATCGCGATACCAAGATGGCGGCCGGAGCGACATATGTTTACGCGGTGTCGGCTCTGGACGCGTCGGGCCACGAAAGCCCCTTGAGCTCGGACACCAATAATACGGCCGAAGAGACGGACGCCAAGGATAAAGCTACCGGCGTCAAGCGGCTGGATCGGCGCTAA
- a CDS encoding SGNH/GDSL hydrolase family protein, whose protein sequence is MAAQGPIFNPALNESRYIGFGDSITYGTINHDYHPELGYIPRLEALLDTAYGPSEVVNEGVGGEETSQGNLRIDTVIAIRQARYILIMEGTNDVTFLRPVSTIIGNLRTMIGKCLSYGLLPVLATIIPRRDDKWYIASHREIHLALNPAIRLLAVEMKVPLADMDQIFNNYLPGGPEALLSEDLKHPSEKGYQVMAEAWAAAIKALPFPPELVRARADSDKILFYRKPGNMITWRPNAKSEAAGTEGSYRVYRRKSGEGAGAFRLLAEIEAAESYFDVSATAGTIYEYVVSAVRMDGVEGPCSAVATLEH, encoded by the coding sequence ATGGCGGCCCAAGGCCCTATATTTAACCCTGCTCTTAATGAATCCCGATATATCGGCTTCGGGGACAGCATCACATACGGGACAATCAACCACGACTATCACCCCGAGCTGGGCTACATTCCCCGCTTAGAAGCGCTCTTGGACACAGCATATGGGCCGTCTGAAGTGGTCAATGAAGGAGTGGGCGGCGAGGAAACGAGCCAGGGCAATTTGAGGATCGACACCGTCATCGCCATTCGTCAAGCGAGATATATCTTAATAATGGAGGGGACTAACGACGTTACCTTCCTTCGGCCGGTTTCGACCATCATCGGCAATCTTCGAACCATGATCGGGAAATGCCTGAGCTACGGCCTGCTGCCGGTCCTGGCTACTATCATCCCCCGGCGCGACGACAAATGGTACATTGCCTCGCACCGCGAGATCCATCTCGCGCTCAATCCGGCCATCCGCCTTCTAGCGGTCGAGATGAAAGTCCCCCTGGCCGACATGGATCAAATCTTCAACAACTACCTACCGGGCGGGCCGGAAGCCCTTTTGTCCGAAGATCTCAAGCATCCCAGCGAGAAGGGCTATCAGGTCATGGCCGAGGCCTGGGCCGCGGCGATCAAGGCTCTGCCTTTCCCTCCCGAACTGGTCCGGGCCCGCGCGGATTCGGATAAAATTCTGTTTTACCGAAAGCCCGGAAATATGATAACGTGGCGCCCGAATGCCAAGTCCGAAGCCGCCGGCACCGAGGGCAGTTACCGGGTTTACCGGCGCAAATCGGGCGAGGGCGCGGGCGCCTTTCGCCTGTTGGCCGAGATCGAAGCGGCCGAATCTTACTTCGACGTCTCGGCGACGGCCGGCACGATCTATGAGTATGTCGTTTCCGCGGTCCGGATGGACGGAGTCGAAGGTCCGTGTTCCGCCGTCGCGACGTTGGAACATTAG
- a CDS encoding AMIN domain-containing protein produces the protein MKKSFITAAALALAALIVLCPALQAQTAGTLKSISTQKEGNQLQVLVMVDGAFTREVSFLTSPKRLVVDLTGVATIAAAPYMQVGDAGILDIRTGQFKPDTARLVFDMGQATPAYTVTEIPGGLKLSFWLEAADQAQVQETVKEPVREPVRETVRQAEEQTSTEPYAGRNGFFIRVGAGMAFFLNPTHIVETDFPLYGETASSIETYTWKSGIAADFSIGKYFHIGSLPIKAGLAFSYWQFLPEVNVALSLPHPFLTGSNRSVTFSESTAMASAFMRYSAYFMFSFLDTGKISVWFGPIAGVTKGKLITLDDYTIEENAPYASADIRISDKTVYEHVISQFHAGAWLGIEYRLDTKLSLGFDAKFLIFSPKSIRFADSFNLMSLQPTLSLQYSF, from the coding sequence ATGAAAAAGTCGTTCATAACGGCAGCCGCCTTGGCGCTGGCTGCGTTGATCGTTCTCTGCCCGGCTCTTCAGGCCCAGACCGCCGGCACGCTGAAAAGCATTTCCACCCAGAAGGAAGGCAATCAGCTTCAGGTTCTGGTCATGGTCGACGGGGCGTTCACCCGCGAAGTGTCCTTCCTGACCTCGCCCAAACGCCTGGTCGTCGATCTGACGGGTGTGGCAACGATCGCCGCCGCCCCCTATATGCAGGTCGGGGACGCCGGGATCCTGGATATCCGCACCGGCCAGTTCAAGCCCGACACCGCCCGTCTCGTTTTCGACATGGGCCAGGCCACCCCCGCCTACACGGTCACCGAAATCCCGGGCGGGTTGAAGCTGTCGTTCTGGCTGGAAGCGGCCGACCAAGCCCAAGTCCAGGAGACGGTCAAGGAGCCCGTGCGCGAGCCCGTCCGCGAGACGGTTCGCCAGGCCGAGGAGCAGACCTCCACCGAGCCCTATGCGGGGCGGAACGGCTTCTTCATCCGGGTCGGCGCCGGCATGGCCTTCTTCCTCAACCCGACCCACATCGTCGAGACGGATTTCCCGCTCTATGGCGAAACGGCCAGCTCGATCGAGACCTACACATGGAAGTCCGGGATCGCAGCGGACTTTTCCATCGGCAAATACTTCCATATCGGCAGCCTGCCGATCAAGGCGGGCTTGGCGTTCTCCTATTGGCAATTCCTGCCCGAAGTCAACGTGGCCTTGTCGCTTCCTCACCCCTTCCTGACCGGATCCAATCGGAGCGTGACGTTCAGCGAGAGCACCGCCATGGCTTCGGCCTTCATGCGCTACTCCGCCTACTTCATGTTCTCCTTCCTGGATACGGGCAAGATCTCGGTCTGGTTCGGCCCCATCGCCGGAGTGACCAAAGGCAAGCTGATCACGCTCGACGATTACACCATCGAGGAGAATGCCCCCTACGCCTCGGCCGACATCCGGATCAGCGACAAGACGGTCTATGAGCACGTCATCAGCCAGTTCCACGCCGGCGCCTGGCTGGGGATCGAGTACCGGCTGGACACCAAGCTCTCCCTCGGCTTTGACGCCAAGTTCCTCATCTTCAGCCCCAAATCGATCCGGTTTGCCGACAGCTTCAACCTGATGAGCCTGCAGCCGACCCTGTCGCTGCAGTACAGCTTCTAA
- a CDS encoding class I SAM-dependent methyltransferase, whose translation MTPSSRFRFRRPTLAVGLLAAAVALGGAACTKDKKGSEIRQLTNTNYTAAQFDDIAQRVFGPIYPYLAQQVKQDYGITAGTAVDAGCGPGYWALALAKATDLKIKAMDVDPAALAIVRRNIAAAGLQGRVEAVEGDVHKMPFPDESVDLVVSRGSYPFWKDKVRAFREIKRILKPGGVAFIGGGLGSLIPVEERNRIKAVMEAEKIGPPKDLEVSFEEMGRILREAGIPIFKIATDEGCLCGLWVEFRKPAARP comes from the coding sequence ATGACACCGAGCTCCCGTTTCCGATTCCGTCGCCCCACCCTCGCGGTCGGGCTTCTGGCCGCGGCCGTGGCCCTGGGGGGCGCCGCCTGCACCAAGGACAAGAAAGGGTCCGAGATCCGGCAGCTGACCAACACCAACTATACGGCGGCCCAGTTCGACGACATCGCCCAGCGGGTCTTCGGTCCGATCTATCCTTACCTGGCCCAACAGGTCAAGCAGGACTATGGCATCACCGCAGGAACGGCCGTCGACGCCGGCTGCGGCCCGGGCTACTGGGCCCTGGCCCTGGCCAAGGCGACGGACCTCAAGATCAAAGCCATGGACGTCGACCCCGCCGCGCTGGCCATCGTCCGCCGCAACATCGCCGCGGCCGGCCTCCAGGGGCGGGTCGAGGCCGTCGAGGGGGATGTCCACAAGATGCCCTTCCCCGACGAATCCGTCGATCTGGTCGTCAGCCGCGGATCCTATCCCTTTTGGAAGGACAAGGTCCGGGCTTTCCGGGAGATCAAGCGCATCCTCAAGCCCGGCGGCGTCGCCTTCATAGGCGGCGGCTTGGGCAGCCTCATCCCGGTCGAGGAGCGCAACCGGATCAAGGCCGTCATGGAGGCCGAAAAGATCGGCCCGCCCAAGGATCTCGAAGTGAGCTTTGAAGAGATGGGCCGCATTCTACGGGAGGCCGGCATCCCGATCTTCAAGATCGCCACCGACGAGGGCTGCCTGTGCGGCTTATGGGTCGAATTCCGCAAACCGGCCGCCCGGCCCTGA
- a CDS encoding radical SAM protein encodes MTKPSVLLLNPPGDKLYIRDYYCSFSSKASYYWPPQDLLALSGILSRDFEVHVLDAIIPKRTPEDVLAAVASLAPAAVVFTTGTATLKSDLALMEKIRAARPEAKITASAGIMKFIGRELLETNPVLDAVLLDFSDSGLPAYLAGTTSPPFTGLLVRTPAGIVEGPLSKAREFAYPVPRHELFDFRKYRLPIARRFPFTVVVTSLGCPYHCGFCTAGAFGYKVRAVDNVLEELKALAGLGVKEILFQDPTFTINTRRVVEICRGILEAGLDLTWSCNADLHALDEDKMAWMKKAGCHTVSVGIESGDDGMLTKYSKMITVEEVRAKVARLNAHKIKVLGYFILGLPGETRASAERTIALARSLKLDIASFAIATPDLGTRLREEAVAKGWIPAGRTDWDSTEFPILETGTLTREEIWDLRRRAVRAFFLRPGYILGKLLGVRSPRDAASLVSNALALLRK; translated from the coding sequence ATGACCAAACCGAGCGTCCTACTGTTGAATCCCCCCGGGGACAAGCTCTACATTCGGGACTACTACTGCAGCTTTTCCTCCAAGGCCAGCTACTACTGGCCGCCCCAGGACCTTCTGGCCCTGAGCGGCATCCTCAGCCGCGATTTCGAAGTCCATGTCCTGGACGCCATCATCCCCAAGCGGACGCCCGAAGACGTACTGGCCGCCGTCGCCTCTCTAGCCCCGGCCGCCGTCGTCTTCACGACCGGAACGGCGACCCTCAAGAGCGACCTGGCTTTGATGGAAAAAATCCGGGCCGCCCGGCCGGAAGCCAAGATCACGGCCAGCGCCGGGATCATGAAGTTCATCGGCCGCGAACTGTTGGAGACAAACCCAGTCCTCGACGCCGTCCTGCTCGATTTCAGCGACAGCGGCCTCCCGGCTTACTTGGCCGGCACCACCTCGCCCCCGTTTACGGGCCTCCTCGTTCGAACGCCGGCCGGAATCGTCGAAGGCCCCCTGTCCAAAGCCCGCGAGTTCGCCTACCCCGTCCCCCGTCACGAGCTCTTCGACTTCCGCAAATACCGCCTGCCGATCGCCCGACGCTTTCCGTTCACCGTCGTTGTCACTTCGCTCGGCTGCCCCTACCACTGCGGGTTCTGCACGGCCGGCGCTTTCGGCTACAAGGTCCGGGCCGTGGACAACGTCCTTGAGGAGCTCAAGGCCCTGGCCGGGCTGGGGGTCAAGGAGATCCTCTTCCAGGACCCGACCTTCACCATCAACACGCGCCGGGTCGTCGAGATCTGCCGCGGCATCCTCGAAGCCGGCCTCGACCTGACCTGGAGCTGCAATGCGGACCTCCACGCCCTGGACGAGGACAAGATGGCCTGGATGAAGAAAGCCGGCTGCCACACCGTCTCGGTCGGCATCGAGAGCGGCGACGACGGGATGCTGACGAAATATTCCAAGATGATCACGGTCGAGGAAGTCCGGGCCAAGGTGGCCCGGCTGAACGCCCACAAGATCAAGGTCCTGGGCTATTTCATTCTCGGCCTGCCGGGCGAAACCCGAGCCTCGGCCGAGCGGACGATCGCCCTGGCCCGCAGCCTCAAGCTCGACATCGCCTCGTTCGCCATCGCCACCCCCGACTTGGGCACGCGCCTGCGCGAGGAGGCCGTGGCTAAAGGCTGGATCCCGGCCGGCCGGACCGACTGGGACAGCACCGAGTTCCCCATCCTGGAGACGGGCACCCTGACTCGGGAGGAGATTTGGGACCTGCGGCGGCGGGCCGTCCGCGCCTTCTTCCTTCGCCCCGGATACATCCTGGGGAAGCTCCTCGGCGTCCGCTCGCCGCGCGACGCCGCATCCCTGGTCTCGAACGCCCTGGCCCTGCTCCGCAAATGA